The DNA window GTTGTTCTCCTCGGGCCAGTCCGTTCGGGATCCGTTCTGTAAAAGAGATTGCTGGCCAGCACTGACCCCCGAAAAGCGACTCCTAGCTCACTGACTCCTTGGCTGCAGGTCTCCCTCTTCAATAGCAAAATCAGATGTCTCCTTCCGATGGCTCCTGTCTTCTTTCTTTTCCAAAAGCAAGCATACCAGCGGAGGTGAACCCTAGTAACACAGCATCATGGTTTAGCCTAGCCCTGACAAGCAGTTCACCGCTTTCACATGGCAGAACCCATCACAGCACAGGGAGTCTGGCGCCCCTATACACTCATATCTCGACTTGACTTGCTGAAAAATGGATATTTTTAGTGGGGATGAGCCCATGTGTACGCCTAACCTTCGGCTACCCCTCAATGGCACTAATAAGCACACAAGACACATAGGTATAGGGATGCCTGTTTTACTAGACTCGTAGACTAGTAGTACTCAACCAAGCATTCAGCTCGATGAATCACCCGAAGACTACTTCTGCGACATCCTTTTCTCATAGCCTGCTTTCTCTGTCTTGTCTTTCAATGCCATTTCAAGAATTGAATGAAGAGAACGGTAGTCTCATTGATTCCATTGCTATTGGTGGTACGAGATCCCTTCGGGCTCATTATTCACCCGGCTGAGTCGGTCGAAGCAATCGGCCGCTAAGGTATGGGATACTTGTTCTTGACGCGCCCGGTAGTCGCAGCACATCCGTAGGGAACCATCGGCTTTCTTCTGAAATAGCAGGGGGGGCCTCGTTACTTAGTGGGCTTAATGATCCAACATTCCTTCTTTCAGTTGCTCCTTAGTCCATACTGGAGTATTGACTTGATCAGCGTTTACGCTATTTAAGCTATTTTCTTTCTCCTTCTCTTGCTGTACAACTTGTTCTTTAGCGTCTTCTTCTTTCTTACCTTTTCTTAAACATGGGCTGGGGAATTGGATTCAAAGAGAAAGAGCTCAAATTGACCCGTTAACAGCTTCCATCCATAGAAAGACTACACCAGAACCAGACTTTTGAGAATGAATCCCGATAAAAGCCCTAGATCACGTATCCAGTATTCTAAACGAATATCATAAGAGAAGACGCCAAAAGACCTATCTTTGTCGGTGCTATCACCCTTCTACTCCCATCGGAGTTCTTCCATTGATTGCCTTCCAACTCTAACATCTGACGAAGGCTTTGGTCCTTTCACCTGCCGCCTTGCTTGTCTTCAAAGATGGATTCGTACAAGATCCCTCTTTGGGATAGCTTCTTTGACTCCAACTCTCTAGGCTTGCTACTTCGTTCTGGGCTGGCCTTCTGCTTCAAAAACATCCCGCCGCGGAGCTACCGTACTTGACCTCTTTTGTCACGTCGGAAGCCCATCTTTTCCTATTGGGTTGATGCCCCTACATCGGTATCTATTATGGCCTAGAATAGGAAGCTCAGAAGCTACCCACGCAAAAAGGCGCATATAAAATATTAGCATAGGAGAATAGAAGCCTTTCAAAGGAGAGGTGACTTTCCGAGAAAGGGTAGAAGCAGAACTGTAAACTGAAAGTGAAACTGTTAAAGGCGGAGCCAGAAGGGAAATCAGGCACCAAAGCTTCTATGACCTTCAAAGTGATTCAAATCAATCCACCTTGGAAGAAGACGGCGAAACCATAATAGAGGCTGAAGTAGGCAATAAAGTAGGGAATCCAGTCGGCTTGAATCCTAGATTGGATCTTCGAAGACTCTCTTTTAGGAATCCAATGCACGGGGGAATCCATGAACAGCAAGTACCGGGCGGCGCACAATCAAATAGAAGGCCCCACCCCGTCTCCACCCTCCTTGTCGAATAAGGCTTGCTTGCTTGCATGGAATGATTATCCCTTCTATGATGAACTTTCTTCACTTCAGCTTTATAGCGCATGGCTTACCTGCCTTGACTATCAGAGAGAGAGAAAGGAAGTTGTACCAGAGGATTGATTCTAGTGAAACTTTTCATCATCCATAGATAGCAAAGGAACTAGCTCACAGGCCTCCTACCTACGAGACTGGGCCGACTGCTTAGAAGCAAAGAGGGAGATGAATGGAAGACAGCTTTCAAGACCAAGCATGGGTTGTACGAGTGGATGGTTATGCCATTTGGTTTGTGGTTGTTTATCTTTGACTTTTGACTGAAGGGGAAGCTACCCTCGCGGGTTCTATTACTTCGATAGTGGGAGTGGGAATGAATTATTTGTTGCAAAGGGCTCTGCTAGAATTATATCCCATGGAGTGTAATCTATCTTTCCTGCCTCTCAGTCAAAGATTCTTGTCTGTGATCTTATCTTAGAAAGACTATCTCAAAAATGTTCTATCTGCTAGCGGAGGAAAGATGAGTATCTGGTTTCATTTACTGGTGATCGAGTAATATTCTTTCTTGGGTCAGGATTCGGATTCTAAGAGATTCCCTGTTCTAGCCCCAGGGAAAGAAGATTGATTAACCTGGCTTCTTCATTCCTCAGTTCCAGCTCAAAGACAAGGCTAGCTTTAGTCTCTCTTTCCGGGAAGAGTCAGAATCGCAAGGGTAAGAACTATCAGAACTCATAATACTACGATCACCGGCCTATTCCCTAAGGCAGAGTCTTAAACTCACCGAAGATTCTTCTCTTACGGCTGAGCTAATTGACAGTTATCTTTCTCCTGGGAGTCAGAAAGAGTTACCCGAGAGTCTGAAAAGAGAATAGTAGAGGATCCGAAAGAGAAGAGCTTACGAGCTATCAATAAAATGACCTGTAACTCTAAGTATGAGTTCTTTTCAATGAGACAACCCGGGGGAACCCCAACTCTTAAATCTTCCATTTCCCGTTCCTGACCAACATACTGTGAATGTGCTTTAGAGATTCCAATTACAGTCTAAGCTCTTTTTAAGAAGGAGTTGCCAAAAGAATCACTCTTGCCAAAGGGAGTTGTGTTCTTCCCATTTTAGACTTTTAGGTTTAGGGCTGCCAGAGTATCCGTCTCTTATCTTAATAAAGTCAAATCATCCGCAGTCAGTGGCTGATGTTAACGTGAAACTGAAATAGTCGGGGCCTACCCAGACCTACCTATAAAAAATATGGAGAAGAGTATGTATCTATCCTAGAGGAGAAATTAGGGGTAATCCCTAGCCTGTAGAATAAGACTACTCGCCTGCGGATCTTTCGGTATCTTACCTTGCCTCATGGGTGATTGATTTCCTTCAAAGGGTTCTGCTAGCGATATTACAAAGGAATCGTGGTCATCCAGAGGAAGTTCTCCAAAATAAGACCCAGGGTTTGGTTTTCCAGCATCTCCAATTCTCGCGTGGAAGGGGTGCTCAAATGGCTAAGCCCCGAGAAAGCTTTCTTGCTTGAGAGCTGAGCTCTTTTGATTAGCTATATCCTTTCCTATTTTCCTATCTGGTTAACCCCAGGTATAGGTATGCTTTCAGCCAGAGTCAATGTAAATGATTGCATTGTGGGAAAGTCTTTGAAAGAAAAGACCAGGCAAGAAGAATCTTCGCCTACCTGGCCTTGCTGTCATGTTCACTGCTACTGACATATGAGACATCGCTAGCCGCCCCCTTTCTCCCATTCAAGCCAGCAAAGAAGACCAAAAGGAATGAGATTACGGCAGGGCAGAGGAGAGAGACTTGATCGATTAGTTAGAGTCTTTGGCGGTGCCAGGAAGAGAGATCTATAGCTTTCTTCCGGCTGGGGGGAGCAGTCCAACTAGCGGCTTCTCTCTTTTTTCATCTGCTGTGTGACTTTTTGCTTACAGTGATAGGATAATCTCACCATATACCTTTTCATTTATACCACAATAGGGCAGGAGTCAGCTCATAGGGCGGAGAAGGCTCTTATCCTAGTGTTATTCCGCCAAAGCAAAGACGGATTAAGCAGAGGCAGGTGGAAAGAAGGACCCCGAAGGGAGTTAACAAGCCGAGCAATGGTATAATAGGTACTCGATCTGCGGATCGCCCAAAGTATGCTACTGTCAAGCTACCTGCCACCATTGCCTGATATGGCATGAGCACTCTTTCTCTATTCAATCACAAAAGGAGAGAAGGAAAACCAAAGGGATCTATAACTTTTGTATCCCTAACTAATAGGGCAGGGCAAGTTCGCATAGGAGATAAGATCCTTATTCCAATTTCTTACATCCCAGGAGGAAGGTAGGTCCCAGATGGAAAGTCAATTCCAAGAGGACAGATGTGGAAATGAATTGTTGATGAGTACCTGCTTGTCGTAGGGTAGGAGCGAGAAAGGAAGAACTTTTTCTTATTTACGCCCTAAAAGTTCTAATTGCCTTGTTGAGGCTAAACAACTAAGCTTTCTTAGTTTTCTTTCTTTCCTTTCTTTGCTTAAGGCGGCCGCGGAGGGCATCCCTTCTCAGCTTTCCTTTGACAAGGGACTTCGGATTTCGATCTTCAGGCGAGGACTAAGACTAAGTAAGCGCTGACAGCTTTATCGCACCTGCCCTAGAATAGGTTAGAAGGAAGTTCCTAGCCTCTACACATCCAAGAAGAAGAAAATGATTTATTGCTCCTAGCAGCTGCTAGCACTTCTGGTAGCTCTTCGCTTGCTCTTTGTACTAGAGTCTCCTCTATTCATTTTATTCCCTCATTTCATCTTCGAAAGGTACTCACCTGTGAAGTAGTTGTTAACGGGTGTCTTCTAACCACTAATAATAAATAGCCCTGTAAAGCCCCAAAGACCTGGCCCTTCTGTTTGGCTTCTTTCTCTCAACCAGATGGGAATCAATCCTCAATCTACCGATGAGTTATAAGAGCTAGTAGTTAGTACTTCCTCTTGCTATGAAGCTAGTAAGCTCCTCGGTGTAAGCATTAGAGCCCTTAGACAGCTTAAGATTAAGAGTAGACGAAAGCTAGAACAAAGCCCGATCCCCCCTCTGTTTACTAGGAAGGGTTACGATTTCCCATTCCCATGCTTAGACCCACCGATTGGACTACTCCCAGTCAACAAGAACTCTGCAGCGTGTGAAGTCCTTGCTTCAGACCTACGATATACCAACTCTACTCTTGTCTTATCGATAAGTAAAGCTGGAACTCTCGTAGAACACTACGGTGAGACGCCAGTATCCTAGCGGAAAGTGGCACTTAGTTGTTGATACCAGTTTAATCATTTTTGTTTAAGCCTGCAGAGCTGTCACAAAGAATAGGTTGTATTCACTGGAACAAGAGTAACCTTCATCTCCTAGGGTCAAGCCATAGTGAAGACTCTTTCCAGGTCTAACGAGAAGATTCCCTGGTAGAGCTCCAGATATTATAAGAGAGAGATTTCAGGTGGAGACATATAAGTATAAGATCATGGTAATAGGGTATAAGATAGCTATATAATTGCGGGCTAACTGTACCAATGTCACTACCAAACCCTACCCACTCATGCTGTTCCTCCTACTAATATAAAGATTCTAGAGATTTCAACTACATTGAGCCTGGGGGAGAGTTTCTAGTTTCCCGACAGGTGAATGCTTTACCAAACTCGTGTACAAATCCTTTCTACCTTTAGCACCTAAGCGGGTGCTAATACCAACCTTTTGAAACTAAGTGTAGGCTTTAAGAACGTCGTGATTAAGATAGCTGCCTTGATAAAGTCAGTCTTTGGGTACTACCTGCGAAGTTCGTGATTCCAAAATCAACGTCTACAACGGGTCCAACTGACCATCTTCTCCACTACAGGAATCTCATGGCACTGAACACATCATAAGACTCTCTGATGTGCCGTGTCTTCCCAGGCCGTTAGATCAAGATAAGAACGGTATTAAATGGTTGTCTTTTTTCTTTCGTTTGTTAGTAGGTATGGGTTCTTTTTTGAATGGTTTACCCTGCTAGCAAATAAAGTCTGTCAGCTATCGAATAACTAGTAAATGGGATTAGTTAGCAATCAGTATTCGTAAATAAGGAGACGGAACGAAAGTGGTGAACAAGTAATAGGAAGGGGGCGTGGCATGGCCCACCAAGCTGACGTGAACCGGGCCCAGATTGACATGTTAACCACTGAGAGGGTTAGTTACTCCCGTTGCTCATCATGGAATGAATTCACTTCGGCTTACTTTCATCTTACCAAATCCCTCTTTAACATGATGTAGGTAGAGTGGCGCCCATGGGAGGATTCCTTCCATTGGCATAAAGATTGCGCGGTCTCGGCCCTCAGATGTGATGTGTCTCCTCACTCATGAGTCGCACACGATTCTATTAGATTCTTCAATAGGGCATTCTCTCAGAAGATCTTAGCTTCAAAGTCTATTTTCGTCTTTTTCATCTTCCGTCAATAAAACCGGAAACTGGGGATTTTTTCCAAGGTGGAAACAACCAGCTACTCTACAATAAGTCTTTCTCCATTTGCTCGATCAGGGGCAACATACGGAGCGCTTAAGGCGAATGTTATATAAGGAGAGGAGGACTGGTTGTACGCAGCTTTGCGGTTAGACGGGTTACGGCTTGACAAGTTCAAGCAAACCAAGAGTAGAGAGATTCGGCGGAATAGCATTTCCTATTGATTTGTCTCCTGGACTGGACCTATTCTGTTTAACTGAGATATAATCAAAGACAATGGTTGACTCATAGGATTCTATTCTACAGCTGATTACATTCATTTCGTTGTAAGTATCTATAACATTCTGAAGCCTATTTAATTCATGTTCTTCAATTACTGAACACCACTTAAACCACTCAAGTGAAAGAAGCCCGCATGCCCACTCTTCTTTCCCCTATCGAGGCTTTCGGTTAAGTGAAGGTAAGCCGCTTTCCAGGTGGCTTGGACCGACTTGCTTTGTTTAACTTTTTTGTAAGGGCTTTCGATTCATCGTAAGATAAGAGCAGAGAGAAGACAATCAACTCCTAGTGAACCGAGAATCAAGTCCACTCTAGGCACCTGGTCCTGATGGCTTCTCCGGTAAGTTCTATGCTTCAGGGATGTCAGAAATAGGAAGCTCGTAGCTCATCTTGGCTTACAGAAAGCTTTCAGCATTCTTCAGCCGCTAACTCAAAGCTCAAGATCGGTCTCATAGGAGTCACAGCCGGCCGGGAAGAGGAGAGATCAACGACGCAGCTACTAGCTACTAGTTGGACTGAGTTGTCCCTGTCGTTCCAATGGCACCTGATATGGCAAGACGGGGAAAGGAAAAAAGAATCAACATAAAGAGAGAACAAAGAAAGGGTCCGAAGGAGCTCTAAAATTGGCTTTCTTAAGTGATCGATCGCGCTGGGGGCACTGACAAAGAAGGGGCATGTTTTTCTTCTTTTTCTTGGGTGGTTTGTGGTCATATCCAATCCTGCTGTCGAAAGCGGGACTAGAAAGAAGATAGGCCGGTCAAAGAAAAACAAGGTCTTGAAGAGCCTAGCAGCGGGAATGACTCCTCAATTTGGGCATCCACTTAAATTCAATGAAATCCGATTTCGAACTGATCTTTCTTATTAAAGAAAAGAGTCCCAGCATTTTTTTATTAATTTTTCAAAATCTGTTTTTAGTTTCTTCATCATTTTCATAGTGATATATCTATATAAGACGAAGCAAAAAAGTAAAAGTAAAGTCCTCCAAGGTAGACCTCCTTTGCTGCTTTGTCTTAGATTTGGTTTGTTAACAGGCTTAATGCCTTTTTGGATTATTCGTTTGAATAATCCATTGAAATAACCCCTTACGGGGTTGAAAAAAAAGAGCAGGACTGTCACAACGACGTCCTCCTTAATGGTTTTACGATAGCGAAACTATTCGCCCACTTACACTTAATATCTGTATTTCTATATACATAATAGATACTTTAGATACTTTTATTTAAATCTCAAATTTCGTAATTACTACTACATAAAATAAAACATTACATTACATAAACAACTAAATAGGACGACTTTCCTAGAGAACTAGAACTTTAAAAGCATTCAAACTACATTAATTTATTTCTAAACAGAAATAAGTCAAAGGATAAGCCTTAACAAGTAGAAAGAAGATAAAGGAACTACTTTTTTCTAGTCTTCCCCGCCTGTCGCCGAGTGTGACAGCTGGGACACAGCCTCCACAATGAGTCCGAACTGCTCCGTCTGCAGCACTCCCAGCCTTAGCTCCAAATCCCTTATGTTTGCTTCAGAAGTGCGAATGCGTTCGTCTGCCGCAGCTGAATCTACCGCTCGAATATTCCTTAAAAAGAGATTGAGAGTTCTCCGGCGGTTTTGAATCGCCTGTTGTATTTGACGCATTTCCGCATCAATTGCGGAAAGCCTGTCGGAAATTCGAACATCCATACTATGCTATTATGAAATTTCTTTGATTTGATTGAATGAATTTGCTGAAGAAGACGCTTATTGAGCCTCCATTTATAGAGTGGTAGAGTAATCTCGCCATGCAGTACGAATTGCATGGCTGGCACAATTCTAACTACTATAAGCACGCTGCCTGTATGAACAAACAAACTTTGCAGAACCGTTTCACCTAATCGATCGTGGTGAAGTCAGCAATGGATTCGGCGGATCATCCACATCACGAATTGGATGGCAGGCACACACAATTCTGACTAGTTCTCCGCACTACTTTTCTGCAGTTGAAAGCTATCATACCTGTTTAATGAAAAACTGGCTGGCTCTGGCTACCTTGCGGGGCAAAGAAAATCTCCCCAAATCACACCGCCTGTATGAACAAACAAACTTTGTACAACCGGCTTACGTGAAAAAGATTCAATATTCTATGCCAATAGACTCGTGACATCCATGTACTGAGTCGTCAACAAATGAGCCACGTTAAGAAAGCCCACAGAAGGGCCAAAGCACAACAAGTCTACCCATCAAAACAAGCCCAAGCCCACGCCGCTGAATCTGCCCAAATTCAAAGCCCATCAAATCAAAGGTGGCTCCTCACATGAAATCATGCAAAGGATCTGAGTCCATCCAAATACCCAGAAAATGACTCTTTCTTCCCAGATCATCATGTTGAGAGGTTATCAAATTAGCTAGCTCAACCGAAGCAGCATGCAAAACTCCGGCGTCCGTATATCCAGTTTTTAACTGTTCCTCCGACGAGTTCTCTTCCATCGGCACCAACCCCCCTGACTCCGATTCCACATCCTTTGAGCTAGCTAGCGGCTCGAAACTGTTTTTAGGTTGCATTATTGATGATGATTGACCATGATCCGATGGGCTTTCACTCGCTTATATTATTTCTGGAAGCTAGATCATTCAACATGTTGGTTACTGTCTTCCCTGATGAGCTTTCTATCTAACTTAGATTCAATGATATCCATCTGTAACTGATCATTTAGTTGTTCCTCACTACCTAATACATCAATACAATAAAGGAACAATAAGTCCTTAGCAAGAGAAAATAGGAGCTTTTAAGCCATGTTTTCAGGCTCTGTAATAATCGGAGCAAAGAAATGCAGATTCGGTTACCGATTGAGAGAAGTCATCAACTACTGGTGATTAGCTACATTCTTTGACTTAGCTACGGTGCTTAACAACCATCTAACTCATTAAACAATACATGGCTGGGAAAGGGATAGCGATCTGGGCACATAGTCGTTTAGAAAGAAGACGTGGACATATTCGTTATTAAGAAACTTGTCTCTTGTCCCTTGCTTTAGCCGCGTACTGGCCTTTGCTTCGGAGGTTAGGAGGGTTACACGCCCAACTCGTCCCATACCTTGACCGTGCTCTCCTGCGGTCTACCATGAACCATGCCTTTGGTTTTAGTTACGGGATTGTTCTCTAAAGGGCAAAGGAAGACGAAACCGAAGGGAGTTAGTTCGGTCCTTGTTGGCTCCATTAGCGGCAGGAAAGACAAGACCTTTTGGTCTAAATTCCGATCTCTTTGGTCCAATTCTTGCACTTATATCTTACAAAAGTCTAGGTTCAATCTTCTACACCAACAATCAACCTGCCCTCTCAACAAGCTCTACTGCGGAGTCTGTAATCCCATATAAGCCGCTGCCCAGGATGCAAGCTGAAACGGGGCCATATTACTCTCTATTCCTAGAGGCCGAAGGGACCTAACTGTAGCTTCTTCCCAACAGATGGATTCCTCCTTTGCTTTCGTAGTTAGAGCTAGAATTGGACTTGTCTTCTTCCTTTTATATAAACCCCTTGTGAAAAGTAGCTTCAAAAGCAGCTCTTTCCGTGCTTTTGTCTTTAGATCGGCTCGTAGATCTCATTGGCAACTAGAGTGGGAAGTTAGTTGCTTTTCGTTCGTTCTTCTCTGAGGATAGGTAAATGTCTCCCAAAAGAGAGTGTCAACTGGCTGCCTTGGTAATTGATCCAGTGTGAAATCGATCCTCAAAGGTATCTTGCGTGGGCTTCTAGTTATAATCTAGTCTGTCAGTAGTAGATTGGTCTGAAATTGGAAAGAAATAGACTCATCAGAGGGAGGACGTTTACTTTTATATTGGTAATAGGAATTGAGGGTCCGAATTAATAGCTTAGGTAAAGAAGATTGATGCAAGATCAAGCAGAATGTAGCATCAATGCTTGTATTTGTTATTTCGCCTGAGCCTTTGCAAAGAGTAAAAGTAGAGCAAAGAATAAATTGCAAACCAGCTATGTAAGTATAAAATTATCTATTTCGAGATGAGTCTCCGAGTAGAAATAAGTCAGATTCCTCCATCCTTTGATCAAAAAAATCTGTAACTCAAAAGAGATGGGTTCAGCAAGAGCTGCACTTGATCCTGACTTGATTGAACTCACGGAGCTCAAAACTCATTCATAGCATGAGTAAGAAATGGGACGAACCAACGAACTCAGACCAAAGGGATTCCTTTTTCTTTCTAGTTCCCAAGTTGAAATACAAAAGCAAGAAGAAAACTAGGAATGCTAGTCCGGCCGACAAGAGCTACTTTTGAAGCTACTATTCCCATGGTTCTTATGAAAGGAAGACTAAAAACAGCCTATTAAGGTAAGGCAAGTTTCACTATTTGAACGTACCATCTATCGCAAGGGGTCACAAACTCACCATAAAAGGATCTCTAGTCGCATCTGTCTTTAGAAGATGACACAGCGAAAGCAGACAAGGGATCCATTTCCCCTAGCTTTACTCAAAGGGCAAAGGAACTCCTTCTTATCTTATATAGTTACGGCGGGATTTTATCTAAAATAAGGGCTTAAAACGCCAGTTTCAACTCTTTTGAAGGAGAGTCACACGTCCACGACCCTAAACTCCTCTTTAAAGGCTTTCTAGTCCCATCTCTATTCCCAAAATAGAACATGGAGAGAGGCCAAAGGAAACCATCCATGGGTTTTCGATGGGGTTTTTCCACTCATAGATAGAAGGCAAGGGACGCCACTTCTTTTCATTGAGTTTTGGGTTAGCTCATAAGAGGTGAAGTAGGATAGCCTTGTGCCTTAGCCTCAGTTGCAACCCTTGTTATTGATATAAAACCACCATATTCGTTCCCTTCGGGAGGAGCTACACCATTAGTACCATATGTTTTAGCAACAGGAACTCTTTAACCACAGTCCTTACTTTCTCCCTTCGCTACACCATAGATAGCTACCTTTCGATCGTGATATTCCTCCGGTATCACGCTCGGGAAGGACGATGTATTCCCAAGATTAAAGCAAATCCTTGTTCCATCAAATCTATCAACAGTTGGATTCATATCGTAGGGGCGTTTAGCGTGTTATCTTCAATACAGGTAGTTCGTGTTGTAGGGGTTAGAGGAAGAGTGAGATACCAGTTACCCTTCCAAAATGCTCTACCCTGGGTAAAAGACACTGCGTGAGGCTTTGGCGATAGACGCTGCCCACTGCCGCTGCCAGAAGGCTTTAACTCAGTAGCTCGAAAGAGAACAAGAGCTCATGCCTCCACCTTTACTTGGCACCCATGCGCTCTTCGGGTAGCTGCACCGTATCGTTTAGCTACAGTTTTTAAACAACGTTGGTAGTGGAACTTTCTTGCTACCATCTCTAACTACCTTTCGAGAGGGATACTCCTGCGGCATCCCTCCCGGGAAGAACGATCAATTACCGAAAGAGGAGCTCATTCTTGTTCCAATTCATATGTCGTAAATCGGCCAATTATCGTTGGTTCGGTACGAGGAAATCTTCCAAGAATGTAGCTATTTATGGTGAGCCATAGGTGCCATATTCGTAGTCCATATCCGTAAGTTTAGTTCTAAGAGTAAGAAGAAAGGGGAGAAGACAGTAAACATGAAGATGCGGTCTCCCGAACAAATCAATATTGTGGAAGCCCCGCCATTAACTCGACTCGTGCAATGGTATCATATCATCAGGAGAATCAGAGATCTCACGGTTTAGGCCGCTTTGAGAAGGTTTGCCACTTTGAGATCAACCGAAGCGTCATTCAGTCCTATGCGCCGATCCGGAGATTTCATTCATGGCCTTGGCCAACATAGCGAGGAGAACAAACTGGGCACTTTAGATACATCAATCAGCGACTGCTTCAAATACAACCTCCTCAATCGAGAGGAACCTACGAGATACCCTTATATTCTATTCGGGCTTTAGTCTCGTCCTTGGCATCCTTGGAAGAAAGACAAGAGAAGGGTCCACCCTTTCTTTACATGGCGAGATGAATACCTCGTGAGGAACATCGAAATTGTAGCGCTTTCAGCTCGATTGAAAGATAAAGGTTCGGCAGAGGTCCAATAGAATAGTGAGGAGAGCTCAATAGAAGAAGGGAGCTCCTACTAACTATATTATATTCCCGAATAAACTATACTATAGATGGCGGGACGGGAAGCTCAACATCAAAGAACAAGGGGCTCAAAATAGACGTTTTAAAGCTCTGATGGACATGGATAATCCAATCTAATCTATCGAAAGCTTCCGAGAAGCCCAGTATATTATTTCGGGCTTTCAGTAAGAGCAAGTTGAGGAGATCTGGCTTGGTTACCTTTCCTCACGCGCGGAACTAACGGGTGATGCCGGGACGGTTGATTGACCGGTTGAGGGAGCTCTGGTTTTAAAGAAAGAAGGCTTCAAACCCTCATATCGAAGCTGCCACCAAAGGTGAAACCTTACATATTGAGTTAGCAAGGTTAGCAACCAGAAACCTTTCACATATCGAATGAACTCAGAAAGGAGAAATACCACTAGCTGAAAGCAAAACAAGCCAATCTGATCTTCATGAGAAAAGAACAAGGAACTATAAATAAATAGAAGAAGCCTACCTTCTAAGCCAATCTAGCGTCAGCAGGTGCGAAGCGAAAGATGAGCTTAGCTAGTTTGAACTATTGATTAGCAAAGGAAATGGAACTCTAACTCCTTTGAACGTTTGACGAGTGATTATACCATTGATTTACCTACTCCGCTAGCTACATCCAATAACTGTACATATTGAGGAACAACTACATATCGAGTAGAGAGACTCTAGTACGTTCGTGCCCGGGTCCCTTCACTGCTGTAAGTAAAGGAGAGCAATTCTAGTACGACATATCAACCAACATATTGATGAGGGAACTACTTGATCTTCCTTAGCTACTGGTGAGGTTGGCATATGAGCATATTGAGAAGCTACTGGTAAACCCGATTTGCCGGCATGATTTCCTGGTGTTCGCTTATATACGATTTCTGTCGTGTTCCGTGTCAAGTGGTAAAGCACCCGCCCCTTTCTCGAGGTCTTGACCTTCCTCAGCATTCCCTTTATCAGTATATTTGGGCAAGAACGGGCATAGTAGGATACGCCGTGTGATGATTTGGCAATGTCCCGTTCAGGGGAAACAACGTAGTAGC is part of the Salvia miltiorrhiza mitochondrion, complete genome genome and encodes:
- the orf100a gene encoding hypothetical protein, whose protein sequence is MTTNHPRKRRKTCPFFVSAPSAIDHLRKPILELLRTLSLFSLYVDSFFLSPSCHIRCHWNDRDNSVQLVASSCVVDLSSSRPAVTPMRPILSFELAAEEC